A genomic region of Vibrio ziniensis contains the following coding sequences:
- a CDS encoding DUF2986 domain-containing protein: MNRKKKINQILQKKLKQQNAKLHKSNKPRYVSKAERAKLEADEAQQTAAEGETQSPE; the protein is encoded by the coding sequence ATGAATCGTAAAAAGAAAATCAATCAAATTTTACAAAAGAAGCTGAAGCAACAAAATGCGAAGCTACATAAAAGCAATAAGCCTCGCTACGTTTCAAAAGCTGAGCGTGCTAAGCTGGAGGCTGATGAAGCTCAACAAACCGCAGCTGAAGGTGAAACTCAATCACCAGAGTAA
- a CDS encoding nitrous oxide-stimulated promoter family protein: protein MTKPTMLLLGSLQTEFKTVSAMVRIYCRKHHASKTALCEGCKSLLHYAEIRLDRCPYGQNKPTCNRCPIHCYKPEPKESMRLVMRYSGPRMLLVHPILAIRHLLHERKEPPPQIEKDASNRHQRLKASKYEK, encoded by the coding sequence ATGACAAAACCTACAATGCTTTTGCTAGGTTCACTGCAAACTGAATTCAAAACAGTATCCGCAATGGTTCGAATTTATTGTCGTAAACATCACGCAAGCAAAACAGCTTTGTGCGAAGGGTGCAAGTCACTTCTTCACTATGCTGAAATACGGCTAGACAGATGCCCTTACGGACAGAATAAGCCAACTTGTAATCGATGCCCAATTCACTGCTATAAGCCAGAACCTAAAGAAAGCATGAGATTAGTCATGCGCTATTCTGGTCCAAGAATGCTGCTGGTCCATCCTATTCTTGCCATTCGTCATTTACTACACGAACGAAAAGAGCCTCCGCCACAGATAGAAAAAGACGCTTCTAATCGTCATCAGCGACTCAAAGCGTCCAAATATGAAAAGTAA
- a CDS encoding ketoacyl-ACP synthase III has protein sequence MTKFYAEIIGWGKCLPPAILSNEDLSTFLDTNDEWIRTRTGIENRRISHVNTSDLATVAAQKALACAGLEANDLDLIIVATCSPDTLIPNIASKVQLNLGNKGAAAFDMNAACTGFLYGLETATRLIQAGNYKHALVIGAERLTFYLDWTKRDTAVLFGDGAGAAILSRTEEKLGLQDAQIGCDAEGRDILAVPKFGTAMDRFAADNGHWDFNFIGKDIFKRAVRGMGAASQQVLYRSGLSNEDVDVVIPHQANIRIIQTLCDVSGINQDKAFVNIQNYGNTSAATVPIALCEALEQGKVNPNDNILVAAFGAGLTWGAGHIKWGQRVTPLNSCGASLPACDKTALELLHDAIEHCKNHNA, from the coding sequence ATGACCAAGTTTTACGCTGAAATTATAGGTTGGGGTAAATGTTTACCACCAGCAATCCTATCAAACGAAGACCTAAGTACATTTTTAGACACTAATGACGAGTGGATTCGCACTCGTACAGGTATTGAAAACCGCCGTATTAGTCACGTTAACACTTCTGATTTAGCCACCGTTGCCGCTCAGAAAGCTTTGGCTTGTGCCGGTCTTGAAGCGAATGATCTTGATTTAATTATTGTCGCTACCTGTTCGCCAGATACTTTAATTCCAAACATTGCTTCTAAGGTGCAATTAAATCTTGGCAACAAAGGTGCCGCTGCATTTGATATGAATGCTGCATGTACGGGGTTTCTCTATGGTTTAGAAACAGCGACTCGTTTGATCCAAGCGGGTAATTACAAACATGCCCTTGTTATTGGTGCAGAACGTCTTACCTTCTATCTCGATTGGACAAAGCGTGATACCGCAGTTTTGTTTGGTGATGGAGCTGGAGCTGCAATACTAAGTCGTACAGAAGAGAAGTTAGGCTTACAAGACGCACAAATTGGTTGTGATGCCGAAGGTCGTGACATCTTAGCTGTTCCTAAATTCGGTACTGCGATGGATCGTTTCGCGGCTGACAACGGTCACTGGGACTTCAATTTTATTGGTAAAGATATCTTTAAACGAGCAGTTCGAGGTATGGGGGCTGCTTCTCAACAGGTACTTTATAGAAGTGGATTATCAAACGAAGACGTTGATGTTGTGATCCCACATCAAGCCAATATTCGCATTATTCAAACGTTATGCGATGTTTCTGGTATCAACCAAGATAAAGCATTTGTAAACATTCAAAACTATGGCAACACCTCTGCGGCTACCGTTCCGATTGCGCTATGTGAAGCTTTAGAACAAGGTAAAGTGAATCCTAACGACAATATTCTTGTCGCTGCATTTGGTGCAGGTTTAACTTGGGGTGCTGGCCATATTAAATGGGGACAGCGTGTTACACCTTTAAACTCTTGCGGTGCATCTTTACCTGCATGTGATAAAACTGCTTTAGAACTTCTGCATGATGCAATAGAGCACTGTAAAAATCACAACGCGTAA
- a CDS encoding polysaccharide biosynthesis/export family protein, translating to MRTWLVFLFAFVMSVPLMAGEVAKNGTNATSEQQTDPQQADSQVHENLDDYLLGTGDRIEIIVYGEPDMSMKFKVSKSGVVNFPYIGEVVIAGRPPSAIETEIEERLRGDYLLNPSVTINMEAFRLFYIFGEVTSPNGYEFQPRLTVEQAIAIAGGFTDRADRGDISIRSGTTNEVIEDVELTHPVQPGDTVIVEQSFF from the coding sequence ATGCGTACATGGTTGGTATTTCTTTTCGCTTTTGTTATGTCAGTACCACTAATGGCTGGTGAAGTGGCTAAGAATGGTACAAATGCAACAAGTGAACAACAGACAGATCCACAGCAAGCTGATTCCCAAGTCCATGAAAATTTGGACGATTATCTATTAGGAACAGGCGATAGAATTGAAATCATCGTTTACGGTGAGCCTGATATGTCGATGAAATTTAAGGTGAGTAAATCTGGCGTTGTGAACTTTCCTTATATTGGCGAAGTTGTGATAGCAGGGCGCCCACCAAGCGCGATAGAGACAGAGATTGAAGAGCGATTAAGAGGTGACTACCTGTTAAATCCTTCTGTGACTATTAACATGGAAGCATTTCGTCTGTTTTATATTTTTGGTGAAGTGACCTCTCCCAATGGTTACGAATTTCAGCCGAGACTAACCGTGGAACAAGCCATTGCGATTGCAGGTGGTTTTACCGACCGTGCTGACCGAGGTGATATCAGTATACGTTCAGGTACCACAAATGAAGTTATCGAGGATGTTGAGCTGACCCATCCTGTTCAGCCCGGCGATACCGTAATTGTAGAGCAGAGTTTTTTCTAA
- a CDS encoding undecaprenyl-phosphate glucose phosphotransferase encodes MTPRKVLKLADDGYATLLKMVDFLLINLMLTSIIESLGDHETAIDILAAFIFSVIFLLVGEYCKLYSYRTLRRIRASLFRLIATLAISIIVMEIVKYFFKHLDGVTINNLNPTVFASWYLFACGVLIATRVIPIISVRIFRQKMNQKQRIAIIGMTPAGIAISRSLLSEHHLNDIDVAYYDDRGEKRFGYLTKIPYKGKVDTLLEKARKGEIDEVYVALPMVAKDRIRYYLEQLSDSTVDTYLVPDLYTYNISISKVKSVNGVQTFSVFGSPFDGVGAAIKRVEDIIIGSIITLMISPILLAVAIGVKMSSPGPVLFKQDRYGLGGKKIKVWKFRSMKVMENSEVVTQATKNDPRVTKFGSFIRRTSLDELPQFINVLQGSMSIVGPRPHAVAHNEEYRKIVDNYMIRHKIKPGITGWAQINGYRGETETVDKMEKRIQFDIQYMQSWTLWLDFKIIFLTIFKGFVSETAY; translated from the coding sequence ATGACTCCAAGAAAAGTATTGAAGTTGGCGGATGATGGCTACGCAACACTATTAAAAATGGTCGACTTCCTTCTTATTAACCTTATGCTCACGAGTATCATCGAATCTCTAGGCGATCATGAGACAGCCATTGATATTCTTGCGGCGTTTATATTCTCTGTAATATTTTTGTTGGTTGGCGAGTACTGCAAACTGTATAGCTATCGAACTCTACGTCGTATAAGAGCTTCGTTATTTCGCCTAATAGCCACTTTAGCGATTTCTATTATAGTAATGGAAATTGTGAAGTATTTTTTCAAACATCTCGATGGTGTCACCATCAATAATTTAAACCCCACTGTTTTTGCTTCATGGTATTTGTTTGCGTGTGGTGTATTAATTGCCACTAGGGTAATTCCTATCATCTCTGTTCGAATATTCCGGCAAAAAATGAACCAAAAACAGCGTATTGCAATTATTGGTATGACACCTGCTGGTATTGCCATTTCACGTTCACTACTTAGTGAACACCACCTGAATGATATTGATGTTGCCTATTATGATGATCGAGGCGAGAAACGTTTTGGTTATCTGACCAAGATTCCCTACAAAGGCAAGGTTGATACTTTGTTAGAAAAAGCCCGTAAAGGCGAGATTGATGAAGTATATGTTGCTTTACCAATGGTGGCCAAAGACCGCATTCGTTACTACTTAGAACAGCTATCTGACAGTACTGTCGACACTTATCTTGTTCCTGATCTGTATACGTACAATATCAGTATTTCCAAGGTGAAGTCAGTCAATGGGGTACAGACTTTCAGCGTATTTGGGTCGCCGTTTGATGGTGTTGGCGCGGCAATAAAACGTGTGGAAGACATTATTATTGGCTCCATTATAACTCTGATGATCTCGCCAATTCTCTTGGCTGTTGCTATAGGTGTGAAAATGAGCTCACCCGGTCCAGTACTATTTAAACAGGATCGCTATGGCTTAGGTGGTAAAAAAATTAAAGTGTGGAAATTCCGTTCCATGAAAGTCATGGAAAATAGTGAAGTAGTGACACAAGCAACAAAAAATGACCCACGTGTAACCAAATTCGGTTCGTTTATTCGCAGAACATCATTGGATGAACTACCTCAATTCATCAACGTACTTCAAGGCTCAATGTCAATTGTTGGACCTAGGCCTCATGCGGTGGCTCACAATGAAGAGTACAGAAAGATAGTCGATAACTACATGATTCGACACAAAATCAAACCAGGTATAACAGGTTGGGCACAAATTAATGGTTATCGAGGAGAGACTGAAACCGTTGACAAGATGGAAAAGAGAATTCAGTTCGATATCCAGTACATGCAGAGCTGGACCTTATGGCTTGATTTTAAAATTATCTTTTTAACAATCTTCAAAGGTTTTGTGAGTGAAACTGCCTATTAG
- a CDS encoding NYN domain-containing protein: protein MEKIAILVDVQNVYYTCKERYQLNFNYNQFWEKVTNGRTVVKANAYAIASKDVGQRQFHHILRGIGFEVMLKPFIQRRDGSAKGDWDVGITLDAIELAEQVDVVVLVSGDGDFDLLAKRIQQRFGKQVEVYGVPGLTANSLVEAADKYVAIDDELLLW, encoded by the coding sequence ATGGAAAAAATCGCCATTCTCGTAGATGTACAGAATGTCTACTACACCTGTAAAGAACGATATCAACTTAATTTCAATTACAACCAGTTTTGGGAAAAGGTGACCAATGGACGTACAGTGGTAAAAGCCAATGCTTACGCTATCGCCAGCAAAGATGTTGGTCAGCGTCAGTTTCACCATATATTGCGTGGTATTGGATTTGAAGTAATGTTAAAGCCATTTATTCAACGCCGTGACGGTAGCGCAAAGGGCGACTGGGATGTGGGTATTACTCTTGATGCTATAGAGTTAGCCGAGCAAGTTGACGTAGTGGTTTTGGTTTCAGGGGATGGAGATTTTGACTTACTTGCCAAACGCATTCAGCAAAGATTCGGCAAGCAAGTTGAAGTTTATGGAGTACCGGGTCTAACCGCCAATAGCTTGGTGGAAGCTGCTGACAAATACGTCGCTATTGATGATGAGCTATTACTCTGGTGA
- a CDS encoding outer membrane beta-barrel protein yields MKLPIRLLFFGTLLVHVSAQADLKPKSHIGIGGIDFQSSVGATYGVDDNVTYQIDDKDKIESNYWTVSPELKAIGQRGEDQYLLMYKGSYNRYEDSHEDDSDSHFMMFDGYWRYGLKHGLKWNIQQGYGVEKRGLGLTEGFDASQMEQYGFGNSGLKFSQFNTSLRYSYGAPKGRGKLDVMLQTKSFNYEDKNHIESADADFYQYVLEQEWQETTGLIELFDQYSDDSRFRYSLITNRRHYESNQKKNSNEYYLLFGVKSVRSGKTTIEADIAALYKAFPENSSSESFLGVNWNASMEWKPYRHDIWTLHSSQRVKDPRQEGGYILDGIYSISWQHYWWVDRFSTTLSYEYETEDYRMKDNNRYDKTQTAKFAIGYDFRPSIRFEMNYQWKEFSSNEDIDVLNIGEFDQYSIIRRLGYDQSYVELQLKVQI; encoded by the coding sequence GTGAAACTGCCTATTAGGTTACTGTTTTTTGGGACTTTGCTGGTTCATGTTTCTGCTCAGGCAGATTTGAAACCAAAGTCTCATATCGGTATCGGCGGAATCGATTTCCAGAGTAGTGTTGGCGCTACATATGGTGTTGATGACAACGTTACTTATCAAATTGATGATAAAGACAAAATAGAATCGAATTACTGGACGGTTTCGCCTGAATTAAAAGCTATCGGTCAAAGAGGCGAAGATCAGTATCTCTTAATGTATAAGGGAAGCTATAACCGCTATGAAGACTCACATGAAGACGATTCTGATAGCCATTTTATGATGTTCGATGGTTATTGGCGATATGGTTTAAAGCACGGGCTCAAATGGAATATTCAGCAGGGCTATGGTGTAGAGAAAAGAGGGCTTGGGTTAACCGAAGGTTTTGATGCGTCTCAGATGGAGCAATATGGTTTTGGTAATTCGGGTTTAAAGTTTTCTCAGTTTAACACTAGCCTTCGCTATAGTTATGGTGCCCCTAAAGGGCGTGGAAAGCTGGACGTAATGTTACAGACAAAGTCTTTTAACTATGAAGACAAAAATCATATTGAATCCGCAGATGCTGATTTTTATCAATATGTACTAGAACAAGAGTGGCAAGAGACAACAGGGCTTATTGAGTTATTTGATCAATACAGTGATGACAGTCGATTTCGATACAGCTTAATTACGAATCGACGGCACTATGAGTCCAATCAGAAAAAAAACAGTAACGAATACTACCTTCTGTTTGGTGTTAAGAGCGTCAGAAGTGGTAAAACAACGATAGAAGCGGATATCGCCGCTTTGTATAAAGCGTTTCCAGAAAACTCCAGTTCAGAAAGCTTTTTGGGTGTCAACTGGAATGCTTCGATGGAATGGAAGCCATATAGACATGATATTTGGACACTACACTCATCCCAACGAGTAAAGGATCCAAGGCAAGAAGGTGGCTATATCCTCGATGGGATATACAGCATTTCTTGGCAACATTATTGGTGGGTAGATCGATTTTCTACCACGCTTAGTTATGAATATGAGACGGAAGATTATCGTATGAAGGACAACAATCGATACGATAAAACCCAAACAGCGAAATTCGCGATTGGATACGATTTCAGACCGTCAATTCGTTTTGAAATGAACTATCAATGGAAGGAGTTTAGCTCAAACGAAGATATAGATGTACTTAACATCGGTGAGTTTGATCAGTACTCGATTATTCGACGATTAGGTTATGACCAATCGTATGTCGAGTTGCAGTTAAAGGTGCAAATATAG
- the trxC gene encoding thioredoxin TrxC — protein MSTFNTRCPSCHGLNRVPNERVSEIPNCGKCQTPLLDGAPIEGTEANFNAILKSSQPVVVDFWAPWCNPCVGFAPVFSEIASERSGKVRFVKIDTESQQNLAAKFQIRSIPTIMVFKNGQRVDVINGALPKSQFNQWLSQALSK, from the coding sequence ATGTCAACCTTCAATACTCGCTGCCCATCCTGCCACGGATTAAACCGTGTTCCAAATGAAAGAGTTTCAGAAATTCCAAATTGCGGCAAGTGTCAAACACCATTACTTGACGGCGCTCCAATAGAGGGAACGGAAGCAAACTTCAACGCTATTTTGAAGAGCTCTCAACCTGTCGTGGTTGATTTTTGGGCACCTTGGTGTAACCCTTGTGTGGGTTTCGCACCAGTTTTTTCAGAGATTGCTAGTGAGAGAAGCGGAAAGGTTCGCTTTGTAAAAATAGACACCGAAAGTCAGCAAAATCTTGCGGCTAAATTCCAAATTCGGAGCATTCCTACCATTATGGTGTTCAAAAACGGTCAAAGAGTCGATGTTATTAATGGTGCACTGCCTAAGTCTCAGTTTAATCAATGGTTGAGCCAAGCCTTATCAAAATAA
- a CDS encoding GumC family protein yields the protein MIESGQKMENSIDFAPFLKALKKNWWKILLFTVVVTGACFPLISKMTSKYVSTSTVLLKAQEDNATPIENVDGYDSTRSPYYITQVNLMESRVVLEKAIKDLKLDDDPRYNGGVTVNDNLRELPLTAVDRMKTTLKNIRKNLSISEVRLTQLVHVSFEADDAEEAARIADGIAQAFIDYTVDNKIEKVKAAQQWNEEQMEDLRKQVANKKKEMEQFLNKEDLITFKGIDGFETQQLSIMTERLANATERRMLAQSQYELVVQNLDAPLEDLASIPEISSHPQLQDLRIAMIQAKRTLFDLQNRYGPKHNKILEAEAQIKAIELQFRRLLVELKLGLYKEYQAQLAKENRYKALLNEQKNGFKSMVAKRDTYESMQTDLQKTEELYKEMFLRNKEQELSSTYREPDAILYDPASVARTPAKPNKVLLLVMVFIMSFALSTLYVIIRAAMDQKIYNLTHVLKKLGLRPLADIPEMDLAEDRNELVNLIRSNQYAMESFHGIKTAIQLSSPTAYVLGVVASTENEGSTLVSQLLADSLSCNHRTLLLDLDFRSASGLSLMPEFMPQTDVANSRATEANGAVQWDAEGADEDNKQLMIAVNDKLDFLPRGMLEQSPLIYFSSEQFIHMMQELPDIYERIVVNLPSLTDNKDTQLIAKTLDGVVVVMQAALRSVPVIRQDLQKLNQPNITTIGAVLNRVQADNLQSEESKQFIAQGSFSALLAEE from the coding sequence ATGATTGAAAGTGGTCAAAAGATGGAAAATAGCATCGATTTTGCACCATTCTTAAAAGCATTAAAGAAAAACTGGTGGAAAATACTGCTTTTCACTGTGGTAGTGACGGGCGCTTGCTTTCCGCTAATTTCAAAAATGACGTCTAAATATGTCTCTACTTCGACTGTACTTTTGAAAGCACAGGAAGATAATGCTACACCTATCGAAAATGTTGATGGCTATGACTCAACACGTTCACCTTACTACATTACTCAAGTTAACCTGATGGAATCTCGGGTTGTATTAGAAAAAGCGATTAAAGACCTTAAGCTGGATGATGATCCTCGTTATAACGGTGGCGTGACTGTTAATGACAACCTAAGAGAGTTGCCATTAACAGCGGTCGATCGAATGAAAACAACGCTTAAGAATATTCGTAAAAACCTCTCTATTTCAGAAGTTCGTTTAACCCAGCTTGTTCACGTTTCATTTGAAGCAGACGACGCAGAAGAAGCTGCTCGTATTGCCGACGGTATTGCTCAAGCGTTCATTGATTATACTGTTGATAATAAAATAGAAAAGGTCAAAGCGGCTCAGCAATGGAACGAAGAGCAGATGGAAGATCTGCGTAAACAAGTCGCGAATAAGAAAAAAGAAATGGAACAGTTTCTTAATAAAGAAGACTTAATTACGTTTAAAGGCATCGACGGCTTTGAAACCCAACAGCTAAGCATTATGACAGAGCGTTTAGCGAATGCCACAGAGCGTAGAATGCTCGCACAGTCTCAATACGAATTGGTGGTGCAGAATTTAGATGCACCGCTAGAAGATCTGGCTTCTATTCCTGAAATATCAAGCCATCCACAATTACAAGACTTACGTATTGCTATGATTCAGGCGAAGCGTACTCTGTTTGATCTGCAAAATCGATACGGGCCTAAACACAATAAAATTCTCGAAGCGGAAGCGCAAATTAAAGCGATTGAACTTCAATTTCGAAGATTGTTAGTAGAGCTGAAATTAGGTTTGTATAAAGAGTATCAAGCTCAGTTAGCGAAAGAAAATCGCTATAAAGCTCTGCTCAATGAACAGAAAAATGGTTTCAAATCGATGGTAGCAAAACGCGATACTTACGAAAGTATGCAGACCGATTTGCAAAAAACAGAAGAGCTTTATAAAGAGATGTTCTTACGCAATAAAGAACAAGAGCTTTCTTCTACATACCGTGAACCTGACGCCATACTATATGACCCTGCTTCGGTAGCGAGAACGCCCGCAAAACCTAATAAAGTTTTGTTGTTAGTAATGGTATTTATAATGTCATTCGCGTTATCGACTTTGTATGTAATTATTCGTGCCGCTATGGATCAGAAAATTTATAATCTGACCCATGTCCTTAAAAAATTAGGTCTGCGACCGTTAGCTGATATACCTGAAATGGATCTGGCGGAAGATCGAAACGAGTTAGTTAATTTGATTCGAAGTAATCAATATGCAATGGAATCGTTTCATGGGATAAAAACCGCAATTCAATTATCTTCTCCGACTGCGTATGTGCTTGGTGTTGTAGCAAGTACTGAAAATGAAGGTTCGACCTTAGTATCTCAGCTATTGGCAGACAGCTTGAGTTGTAACCATCGAACACTATTGTTAGATCTGGATTTTCGCAGTGCGTCGGGTTTATCGCTAATGCCTGAGTTTATGCCGCAAACCGACGTTGCTAACAGTAGAGCAACTGAAGCAAACGGAGCGGTTCAGTGGGATGCTGAAGGTGCTGATGAAGACAATAAACAGTTGATGATTGCGGTGAATGACAAACTTGATTTTCTTCCTCGAGGAATGTTGGAACAGTCCCCGTTGATCTATTTCTCAAGTGAGCAGTTTATACATATGATGCAGGAGCTGCCGGATATCTACGAACGTATCGTCGTGAACTTGCCAAGTTTGACTGACAATAAAGACACTCAGTTGATAGCTAAGACTCTCGATGGCGTCGTTGTCGTAATGCAAGCTGCACTACGTTCTGTTCCTGTGATTCGTCAAGACCTTCAGAAATTAAATCAACCGAATATTACGACCATTGGGGCTGTATTGAACCGAGTTCAAGCAGATAATTTGCAAAGTGAAGAGAGTAAGCAGTTTATTGCTCAAGGTAGTTTTTCAGCACTATTAGCTGAGGAGTAA
- a CDS encoding lipopolysaccharide biosynthesis protein yields MGLIKSISTIASSSMLTQVIGASSIWFVSNRYGMDEVGIYAMVYSIVLIGAQICTFASQLLIPKQKDEHLAQNIVFCIIQTVILALPFTGVIVWLFHKPFILYYLLTLAHAWILISENLLLRDEKMKLLAFQRLLASGLVLVCVLVTPTPELLYWSWAIALIVIVFLWLLYSIPFRCMAWKQWSWSLNREFYKNNKQHIISIGSAEVLAMANSNLPTVLINYWFSAVTAGYFAIVSRFCLSPVVIVGNAVRNSIFSKWSLDFRHQRFNYPEFNKVRKLLFILGLIATAGVFIFYPLVMEFAAAQNWITHEWVESIPTSRYMLPYLFPALAICPLTVIELVFGSPKYFLRIQFEQLAVVIAAFVILPYFYNDYAYSVMIYAVLSAVRYGFIYLKVNQRARSMRDGMEAM; encoded by the coding sequence ATGGGTCTAATCAAAAGTATTTCAACGATTGCCAGTTCATCAATGCTAACTCAAGTGATTGGTGCTTCATCTATTTGGTTTGTCTCCAATCGCTATGGCATGGATGAAGTTGGTATATATGCCATGGTGTACAGTATTGTACTTATTGGGGCACAGATATGTACGTTTGCATCGCAGCTTTTGATCCCTAAACAGAAAGATGAACACTTAGCTCAGAATATTGTTTTTTGTATTATCCAAACGGTCATTCTGGCTTTACCTTTCACTGGTGTCATTGTCTGGTTATTTCATAAACCGTTTATACTTTACTACCTGCTTACATTGGCTCACGCTTGGATTTTAATCTCCGAGAATCTTCTATTACGCGATGAAAAAATGAAACTGTTGGCGTTTCAGCGTCTATTAGCCTCCGGATTGGTTCTAGTGTGTGTGCTTGTTACACCAACGCCTGAGTTACTTTATTGGAGTTGGGCGATTGCACTGATTGTTATTGTATTTTTATGGTTGCTATATTCAATCCCATTTCGTTGTATGGCTTGGAAGCAATGGTCGTGGTCTTTAAATCGGGAATTCTACAAGAACAATAAGCAGCACATCATAAGTATTGGTAGTGCTGAAGTTTTGGCTATGGCAAACAGCAATTTGCCCACGGTATTAATTAATTACTGGTTTTCTGCGGTTACAGCGGGTTACTTTGCGATTGTTAGTCGGTTTTGTCTCTCGCCAGTTGTTATCGTTGGCAATGCCGTTAGAAATTCGATTTTCTCTAAATGGTCACTCGATTTTAGGCATCAGCGTTTTAATTACCCTGAGTTTAATAAGGTACGTAAACTCCTTTTCATACTTGGTCTTATCGCTACTGCTGGTGTATTTATTTTTTATCCTCTAGTAATGGAATTTGCTGCTGCTCAAAACTGGATTACTCATGAGTGGGTAGAATCGATTCCGACATCGCGTTATATGCTACCCTATTTGTTTCCTGCTCTTGCCATTTGCCCTCTGACCGTTATTGAGTTGGTGTTTGGTTCTCCCAAGTATTTTTTACGCATTCAATTTGAGCAATTAGCAGTTGTTATCGCTGCATTCGTTATCTTGCCGTATTTCTACAATGACTATGCGTATTCAGTGATGATTTATGCTGTGCTTTCGGCGGTTCGTTATGGATTCATTTACCTAAAAGTGAATCAAAGAGCGCGCTCCATGCGAGATGGAATGGAGGCGATGTGA
- a CDS encoding MFS transporter, protein MDNLLVSTSSQRISVPVIALTFYAVASGYLMSLIPLMLSHYQLETSLASWLASVFYAGLLIGAMFVDPVVNRLGHRNAFIAFLMVLLISIVTLPLFAHSTVWLVSRFIAGIAVAGVFVVVESWLLHGDEAGRAKRLGIYMAALYGGSAIGQLGISYLGINGAVPFLTISALLLLASVVLIFGKSTQPLSQQATSLSLRQITKLNHAAIMGCIVSGLTLGAIYGLMPVELNNRGLDHSNMGALLALVILGGMAVQPSVPWLSKYLGRTLLMALFCLVGSAAAILPFLNASLTILAISLFVLGMATFALYPIAINLGCDKLDASYIVSATQVMLFSYSVGSVLGPVIADWFFESGQGLLGYLFVIQMATCLYMLLSSIKTKRQWVAGE, encoded by the coding sequence TTGGACAACTTGTTGGTATCAACTTCTTCTCAGCGCATTTCTGTTCCAGTTATTGCGTTGACTTTCTATGCCGTAGCGTCAGGCTACTTAATGAGCCTGATACCTCTTATGTTGTCTCATTATCAGTTGGAAACGAGCTTAGCCAGTTGGTTAGCAAGTGTGTTTTATGCCGGTTTACTCATCGGTGCAATGTTTGTTGATCCTGTGGTAAATCGTTTGGGTCATAGGAATGCATTTATTGCATTTTTGATGGTTCTACTGATATCTATCGTAACTTTGCCATTATTTGCACATTCAACCGTTTGGCTTGTATCACGTTTTATTGCAGGTATTGCGGTAGCAGGAGTCTTTGTTGTCGTTGAATCTTGGTTACTACATGGTGATGAAGCTGGTAGAGCGAAGCGCCTTGGCATCTATATGGCCGCTTTATATGGCGGCTCAGCCATTGGGCAATTAGGTATTAGTTACCTAGGAATAAATGGCGCAGTACCATTTTTAACCATATCAGCACTTTTGTTGCTTGCGTCTGTAGTTTTGATCTTTGGTAAATCAACTCAACCTCTTTCTCAACAAGCAACAAGCCTGTCATTACGTCAAATAACAAAACTGAACCATGCTGCAATTATGGGTTGTATTGTTTCAGGCTTAACTCTGGGTGCCATTTACGGTCTTATGCCCGTTGAATTGAACAACCGAGGTTTAGATCATTCAAATATGGGCGCTCTACTTGCGTTGGTTATTCTGGGTGGTATGGCGGTTCAACCTAGTGTTCCATGGCTTTCAAAATACTTGGGGCGAACCTTATTAATGGCATTGTTCTGCTTAGTCGGCTCAGCGGCCGCTATTTTGCCTTTCTTAAATGCGAGCCTCACTATATTAGCAATAAGCTTATTTGTATTAGGAATGGCAACGTTTGCTCTATATCCAATCGCAATCAATTTAGGCTGTGACAAACTTGATGCCAGTTACATCGTTTCTGCAACCCAAGTTATGTTGTTCAGCTATAGCGTGGGATCAGTATTGGGACCTGTGATTGCAGATTGGTTCTTTGAGAGCGGTCAAGGGTTACTGGGGTATTTGTTCGTGATTCAGATGGCGACCTGTCTTTACATGTTGTTATCCAGTATCAAAACAAAACGCCAATGGGTGGCTGGCGAATAG